Proteins encoded together in one Halothermothrix orenii H 168 window:
- a CDS encoding nucleotidyltransferase family protein yields MTVDVLILAGAPNKGALKKITPEEHEALIKIKDMPMVEYVIKAVNRATHTGKVVVVGPREQLEEYVNEKIDLIVDSGDSLVENIQKGFEVLDTSNLVLLMTSDIPLITEDVIDEFILSCNNEEADIYYPIIPKEKNKAKYPNVKRTYVHLVEGTFTGGNMVLIKPTVLQNSIDLLRKAVLWRKKPWKLSQILGMKFIFKFLMGNLSIEEIQERVKEITGYKGVGMITEHPEIGFDVDKPSDLKLMRDKYIL; encoded by the coding sequence ATGACTGTTGACGTTTTAATACTGGCTGGGGCACCTAATAAAGGAGCACTTAAAAAAATAACTCCTGAGGAACATGAAGCTTTAATAAAAATAAAAGATATGCCAATGGTCGAGTATGTCATTAAAGCTGTAAACAGGGCAACCCACACCGGTAAAGTGGTTGTAGTGGGTCCGCGGGAGCAACTTGAAGAATATGTTAATGAAAAAATTGATTTAATTGTAGATTCAGGCGACTCCCTGGTGGAAAATATTCAAAAAGGGTTTGAGGTATTAGATACCAGTAATCTTGTTTTATTAATGACTTCAGATATCCCTTTAATTACTGAAGATGTCATCGATGAGTTTATATTATCCTGTAACAATGAAGAGGCAGATATCTATTATCCCATTATACCTAAAGAAAAAAATAAAGCTAAGTATCCCAATGTAAAAAGAACCTATGTTCATCTGGTTGAAGGGACTTTTACCGGAGGAAATATGGTGTTAATTAAACCGACGGTCTTACAAAATTCAATTGATTTATTAAGAAAAGCTGTTTTATGGCGGAAAAAACCCTGGAAATTAAGCCAGATTCTTGGTATGAAGTTTATCTTTAAGTTTTTAATGGGTAACCTTTCTATAGAAGAAATACAGGAACGGGTTAAAGAGATTACAGGATATAAAGGAGTCGGTATGATTACTGAACACCCTGAGATAGGATTTGATGTCGATAAACCAAGTGATCTAAAATTAATGAGGGATAAATATATATTATAA
- the ispE gene encoding 4-(cytidine 5'-diphospho)-2-C-methyl-D-erythritol kinase — protein MEEVVIKAPAKINLCLDIKGLREDGYHEVDMIMQSIALYDRLHLQKSGDGIKISTNSDRVPTGRENLAYKAAELILDEAGLHNGVNIHIEKNIPVAAGLAGGSTDAAAVLKGINQLYGLNFSYNRLVSMARKLGSDVPFCLQGGTARATGRGDYLTQLDDLQKTYLVVVTPPVALSTAYIYSQYDKNPFSGSIPVTRFVNLISNNKKITWEEGWYNVLEPVSIKETFDIKEIKSLLEDRGVRLSLMSGSGPSVFAIVDSWDKGCEIKESWPRRGDFVHPTWTLKKEF, from the coding sequence ATGGAAGAGGTTGTCATTAAGGCTCCGGCTAAAATCAATTTATGTCTTGATATAAAAGGCCTCAGGGAAGATGGTTACCATGAAGTAGACATGATTATGCAATCTATTGCCCTTTATGATAGACTTCATCTTCAAAAGAGCGGGGATGGAATTAAAATATCAACTAACTCTGACAGGGTTCCAACCGGCAGGGAGAATCTGGCCTATAAGGCTGCCGAACTCATACTCGATGAGGCCGGGCTACATAACGGGGTCAATATACATATTGAAAAAAATATACCTGTCGCGGCTGGCCTGGCAGGAGGCAGTACAGATGCAGCAGCTGTCCTTAAAGGTATTAACCAATTGTATGGGTTAAATTTCAGTTATAATAGACTGGTGTCAATGGCCAGAAAACTGGGCTCGGATGTCCCCTTTTGTTTACAGGGGGGTACCGCCCGGGCAACCGGCAGGGGAGATTATTTAACTCAGCTTGACGATTTACAGAAAACTTACCTTGTGGTGGTAACCCCACCGGTGGCCTTGAGTACAGCTTATATTTATAGTCAGTATGATAAAAATCCATTTTCAGGCAGTATTCCGGTAACCCGTTTTGTAAATTTAATATCAAATAATAAAAAAATAACCTGGGAAGAGGGATGGTATAATGTTTTAGAACCTGTTTCGATAAAGGAGACCTTTGATATAAAGGAAATAAAGTCCCTTTTAGAGGACAGAGGGGTCCGTCTGTCATTAATGTCCGGGAGTGGTCCCAGTGTTTTTGCCATAGTAGATAGTTGGGATAAGGGATGTGAAATCAAAGAATCCTGGCCACGTCGGGGGGATTTTGTTCATCCCACCTGGACCCTAAAGAAGGAATTTTAA
- a CDS encoding endonuclease/exonuclease/phosphatase family protein, protein MRQPELIIGLIIIILILSGVSIYFIYKYNYQNRTVEVFSQINTPLRRENLVITLYNIHHGVGIDGRLDLDRIARVLKKTDSDIIGLNEVDRGLKRSGFQHQVQILARKLKMNYAYGPNLQTGEGSYGNAVLSKYPISEVINKPLPVIDSTEKRGLLQAIVSLPGGPELKIMVTHLSTDFKEREQQLKWINEYTNNIETPFILMGDFNQRIPAINLEGLYPLATNVKTYPSTAPEELIDLVFSNYNFRVEEYTIDTMASDHLPVIVKLPAFPLHNIPLTGTG, encoded by the coding sequence ATGAGACAGCCAGAGTTGATCATTGGACTGATAATCATAATTTTAATACTGTCAGGGGTTAGCATCTATTTCATATATAAGTATAATTACCAGAACAGGACTGTAGAAGTATTTTCACAAATAAATACACCCCTTCGGAGAGAAAATTTAGTTATAACCCTTTACAATATTCATCATGGGGTAGGGATAGATGGGCGGTTAGATTTGGACAGGATAGCCAGAGTTCTGAAAAAAACAGACTCAGATATAATAGGCCTTAATGAAGTTGACCGGGGGCTAAAGAGGTCAGGTTTTCAACATCAGGTCCAGATTCTGGCCCGAAAATTAAAAATGAATTATGCCTATGGACCGAACTTACAAACTGGTGAGGGGAGTTATGGTAATGCAGTATTATCAAAATATCCTATAAGTGAAGTTATCAATAAACCCCTTCCGGTGATAGACAGTACAGAAAAAAGAGGGTTGCTCCAGGCAATAGTTTCCCTGCCGGGAGGTCCAGAGTTAAAGATAATGGTTACCCACCTTTCGACAGACTTTAAAGAAAGGGAGCAACAGTTAAAGTGGATTAATGAATATACCAATAATATAGAGACTCCCTTTATTTTAATGGGTGATTTTAACCAGAGGATTCCTGCCATCAACCTGGAGGGATTATACCCCCTGGCAACTAATGTTAAGACCTATCCATCTACCGCTCCAGAGGAATTAATAGATTTAGTATTTTCAAATTATAATTTCAGGGTTGAGGAGTATACCATAGACACGATGGCTTCAGACCATTTACCGGTAATTGTTAAATTGCCTGCTTTCCCGTTGCATAACATTCCACTAACGGGGACAGGATAA
- a CDS encoding L,D-transpeptidase — protein MAYQIYIELNTRRLILKNNGSIIATYPVAIGKPSTPTPVGDFKVLNKIKNPGGVLGTRWLQFTWQQHGIHGTNKPWLIGQAVSNGCVRMYNRDVEELYDYVSVGTPVIIRKNFSFISPPGTGNSREHSNTNRSYFIYTVKRGDSLWKIAHRYNVTVDRLKKYNNLNNNLIYPGQKLKIPVR, from the coding sequence ATGGCCTATCAAATTTATATTGAACTGAACACCAGGCGGTTAATATTAAAAAATAATGGAAGTATTATCGCTACATACCCTGTAGCAATTGGAAAACCATCTACCCCGACACCGGTCGGTGATTTCAAGGTTCTAAACAAAATAAAAAACCCGGGTGGGGTCCTGGGAACAAGATGGCTCCAGTTTACCTGGCAGCAACATGGTATCCACGGGACCAATAAACCCTGGTTAATCGGCCAGGCTGTATCCAATGGCTGTGTCCGTATGTATAATCGTGATGTGGAAGAGCTTTATGATTATGTTTCCGTTGGGACCCCGGTAATTATCAGAAAAAATTTTTCTTTCATATCTCCACCAGGAACGGGCAATTCTAGAGAACATAGCAACACTAACAGGTCCTATTTTATCTATACTGTAAAGAGAGGCGACTCCCTCTGGAAGATTGCCCACCGGTATAATGTTACTGTTGATAGACTTAAAAAGTATAACAACCTGAACAATAACCTTATTTACCCGGGTCAAAAACTAAAAATACCGGTCAGGTAA
- the cax gene encoding calcium/proton exchanger gives MKIFKYLLIFVPVSWGTYFLRGNSLGTFITSALAIVPLAFIISRKTDRLRSYLGSSWGGLINVTFGNATELIISLYAIIDRLLNVVKANITGSIVMNLLLVLGLSFFTGGLKHRKQTFDKVLAIANGTMLMLAVIGMLIPAIFYFASPNIKTLVLGKLSLGVGAVLFVTYMASLYYTLVIHENEKKESHRQIKKSPGRGSVMREAFILFLVTSLVAVEANILVGSITIIQKKFNISPVFIGVIILPIISNVAENLTAITMARENKIDLSINIAIGSSIQVALFLVPLLIFISHLINHPMNVLFNLLEVSSIGLSVLAINIVYLQGESNWFEGLQLCAAYLIIAIAFYFA, from the coding sequence ATGAAGATATTTAAATATTTGCTTATTTTTGTACCCGTCAGCTGGGGTACTTATTTTTTAAGGGGTAATTCCCTGGGTACATTTATAACTTCAGCGCTGGCCATTGTTCCCCTGGCATTTATTATATCCAGGAAGACGGACAGGCTAAGGTCATATCTGGGGAGTAGCTGGGGAGGGTTAATAAATGTAACCTTTGGTAATGCCACCGAATTAATAATATCCCTTTATGCCATAATTGACAGGTTGTTAAATGTAGTCAAGGCCAATATAACGGGATCTATTGTCATGAATCTCCTGCTTGTTTTAGGACTAAGCTTTTTTACCGGCGGTCTGAAACATAGAAAACAGACCTTTGACAAAGTCCTGGCCATAGCCAATGGCACAATGCTTATGCTGGCCGTTATTGGAATGCTAATCCCTGCTATTTTTTATTTTGCTTCTCCGAATATAAAGACCCTTGTTCTTGGAAAGTTAAGTTTAGGGGTGGGGGCAGTACTTTTTGTTACCTATATGGCCAGTCTTTACTATACCCTGGTAATTCATGAAAATGAAAAAAAGGAATCCCACCGACAAATAAAAAAAAGCCCGGGACGGGGTAGTGTTATGCGTGAGGCCTTTATTCTTTTTCTGGTGACCAGTTTAGTGGCTGTAGAAGCTAACATCCTGGTAGGTTCTATTACTATTATCCAGAAAAAGTTTAATATTTCTCCTGTCTTTATCGGGGTTATAATACTTCCCATTATTTCCAATGTGGCTGAAAACCTCACTGCCATTACCATGGCCCGGGAGAACAAAATAGACCTTAGTATAAATATTGCTATTGGTTCAAGTATTCAGGTAGCCTTATTCTTGGTCCCCTTATTAATTTTTATAAGTCACCTGATAAACCATCCCATGAATGTATTATTCAATCTTCTGGAGGTTAGTTCTATTGGTTTATCAGTTCTGGCTATAAATATTGTTTATCTCCAGGGTGAGTCGAACTGGTTTGAAGGATTACAGTTATGTGCAGCTTACCTTATAATTGCCATTGCTTTTTATTTCGCCTAA
- a CDS encoding DUF3794 and LysM peptidoglycan-binding domain-containing protein has product MPQQQLTVSEELARRVVDFEVVRNVGIPSELPPAERVVSANARLEITEATAGQGNVVINGIIRSTIFYASAEDPSNVVSIRRNFNFTERVNIPGARPGAEVNVDASIGDIDFYVINNRLLGIEFVVVADLEITVPETVPVVEEPEEVEFRRRRIRIRRTIVERNFVRELTSVERLPSDAEDIRRIIDVESTIQLIDIITGNNRVTIRGVVNNRILYVNRQGQLEFFSISFPVTETFTLRGVDPGDEAFVDTVIRSEEASLVDNRRIRFNITALFNILVVREEEVTVPVGVITPGVFPERRTVIVDRVVAEERTRVLARDQVTVPEGNPDIDRVIRATGQFIGGTVSAETASGGVFVDGEIAVNILYVADLPQQPVYFTSTVIDLNTFINIEGVTADMDAVVDAEVVRVSASRVSARQINVRVVVELNLVVTERVRIPLVIRVGEEPADEEGFITYTVQPGDTLFLISRRYGVSIARLVEINNIADPDNLRVGQQLLIPAG; this is encoded by the coding sequence ATGCCCCAACAACAGCTAACAGTTAGTGAAGAACTGGCCCGCCGGGTTGTTGATTTTGAGGTAGTTAGAAATGTAGGTATTCCTTCAGAGTTACCCCCGGCAGAAAGGGTTGTCAGTGCCAATGCCCGGCTTGAAATAACTGAAGCAACAGCCGGACAGGGGAATGTTGTTATAAATGGAATTATCAGGTCTACTATTTTTTATGCCTCTGCAGAAGACCCTTCAAATGTTGTCAGTATCAGGCGTAATTTTAATTTTACCGAACGGGTAAACATTCCCGGGGCCAGGCCCGGGGCTGAAGTAAATGTTGATGCCAGTATTGGAGACATTGATTTCTATGTAATTAACAATAGATTGCTGGGAATAGAATTTGTAGTTGTTGCTGACCTGGAAATAACCGTTCCCGAGACAGTACCGGTTGTAGAAGAACCGGAAGAGGTCGAATTCAGGCGTCGTCGAATCAGGATAAGAAGAACCATTGTTGAAAGGAACTTTGTTAGAGAGTTGACTTCTGTTGAAAGGTTACCGTCCGATGCTGAAGATATAAGGAGAATTATTGATGTCGAGTCTACTATTCAATTAATAGATATTATAACCGGAAATAACCGGGTAACCATCAGGGGAGTGGTTAATAACCGTATTTTATATGTGAACAGGCAGGGACAGCTGGAGTTTTTCTCTATTTCATTCCCGGTTACTGAAACCTTTACATTAAGAGGGGTTGATCCCGGGGATGAGGCTTTTGTAGACACTGTTATCAGGAGTGAGGAAGCAAGTCTTGTCGACAACAGGAGGATAAGATTTAATATTACAGCCCTGTTTAATATCTTGGTAGTCAGGGAAGAAGAGGTTACAGTCCCGGTCGGGGTTATTACCCCAGGGGTTTTTCCGGAAAGGAGAACTGTTATCGTTGACAGGGTTGTTGCTGAAGAAAGAACCAGGGTTTTAGCCCGGGACCAGGTCACTGTTCCAGAAGGGAACCCTGACATTGACCGGGTTATTAGAGCAACCGGTCAATTCATTGGTGGTACTGTCAGTGCTGAAACCGCCAGTGGAGGGGTTTTTGTGGATGGTGAAATTGCTGTTAATATTCTTTATGTGGCTGACCTACCGCAGCAACCTGTTTACTTTACCTCGACAGTTATAGACCTCAATACCTTTATAAATATAGAGGGAGTAACTGCTGATATGGATGCAGTGGTAGATGCAGAAGTTGTCCGGGTTTCTGCCAGCAGGGTCAGTGCCAGACAGATTAATGTACGGGTAGTGGTTGAACTTAACCTGGTTGTGACAGAAAGAGTCAGAATACCCCTTGTTATCAGGGTTGGAGAAGAGCCGGCTGACGAAGAAGGTTTTATTACCTATACGGTTCAACCTGGAGATACCCTGTTTTTAATTTCCAGGAGGTATGGTGTATCTATTGCGAGACTGGTTGAAATTAATAATATTGCCGATCCCGATAATCTCAGGGTAGGCCAGCAATTATTAATTCCGGCAGGTTGA